In Pseudomonas sp. DNDY-54, a genomic segment contains:
- the rplT gene encoding 50S ribosomal protein L20 yields MARVKRGVVARRRHKKILKLAKGYYGARSRVFRVAKQAVIKAGQYAYRDRRQRKRQFRALWIARINAGARVNGLSYSRFIAGLKKAAIEIDRKVLAELAVNEKAAFAAIVEKAKASLA; encoded by the coding sequence ATGGCTCGTGTTAAGCGTGGCGTCGTCGCTCGTCGCCGTCACAAGAAAATTCTGAAACTCGCCAAAGGCTACTACGGCGCTCGTTCGCGGGTATTCCGTGTTGCCAAGCAGGCGGTGATCAAAGCAGGCCAGTATGCCTACCGTGACCGCCGTCAGCGGAAGCGCCAGTTCCGCGCTCTTTGGATCGCTCGTATCAACGCCGGCGCTCGTGTAAATGGTCTGTCCTACAGCCGTTTCATTGCCGGTCTGAAAAAAGCGGCCATCGAAATCGACCGTAAGGTTCTGGCCGAGTTGGCAGTGAACGAAAAAGCAGCTTTCGCTGCGATTGTCGAAAAAGCCAAAGCTTCTCTGGCCTAA